The DNA window GAATAATTTCCCCCCCGTCACCGGCGGCGTTTTTGTCCACGGCGGCAAGTTGTGTATACTTCACCGCTATGTAGGTCTCACACTGACGCACTGATGATACAAGAACACCACCTCTCGTTGGTCTGCGCCCTCAGCAAATGGGTCGAAACTCACCTCGGACGAGTGATCCATCTCGAAGAGCTGGCCGAATACTCCGGCTACTCGCTGTGGCACATGCAGAAGTTGTTCAAAGAAGCGACAGGGATTTCGCTCGGCAAATACATTCGCGAACGCCGTCTGGCCGGCGCGGTCTATCAACTGCGCAGCAGTGAAGCGTCGATCTTCGATATCGCCCTGGACTTTGGCTTCGGTTCACAGTCCCACTTCACCTACATGTTCAGAAAGCGTTTTAATATCACGCCCTATGATTTCCGCCAGGACTTGAGCGTCGATCTGCACATCGCTCCACCTTTGCACGTCATTCACCAAAAATCCGCCTGACGCCCGCCGCAAACCGACGGGTTAACGCGCCCCCCAAACCGCCAGTATCGCGATCGCGGCCGGCAGCGCCTGCACCCACAGAATTTTGCGGCTGGCGGTCAACCCGCCGAACACCCCGGCCGCCAACACACACCCGAGAAAGAACAGCTGCAGTGCCATATCCCCACGCCAATAGCTCCATACCAACCCCAACGCCAGAAAGCCGTTGTACAACCCTTGATTAGCGGCCAACACCCGCGTGGCTGCGGCGAACTCCGCCGTCGTGCCGAATGCGCGCCTGCCGAGTGGCGTACGCCACAGGAACATCTCCAGCACCAGGATATAAAGATGGAGCGCTGCGATGAGCAGCAGCAAGATATCGGCAAACAGCTTCATGAAGGTCCCTGTCATTTATTGAAGATGTCATTAATTATAAACGCTACCTCTCATCTCCCCATCGGCGGAGATAAAAAAAAACCCGCCGAAGCGGGTTTATGCAGGAGTCATTTTCTGAGGTTAGTTTAATACGGCGACCAACAATGCCGCGACAGAGACCCAAAACAGCGCCGTGGCAACCACGACATGGGACAGTCTTGCACGATAAAGTACCTGGCTCATAATGACCTCACTGACATCTGACTAACGGGAGACAACTTGACTTCCTGAGGATTATCCTAAACTTCTTCTCGTTGTCATTATTTGCGCCAGATCACTTTTCCGCCGAGAAACCTTATATTGTCGTAAAGCTGGAGCCGCGATCACATTAATTACGCCTTATTAGAGCGAAATAAGCCGAATAATCGCGGCGATTATAGCCGAACGCTATCAAACATCGCTCCAGGGCAGGCGCGGTGCGGTCATGCGCTCACCAGAATAACCGCTAACCGCCGGGAAACGCGGCGCCCCTTGTTCCCAATCATGCTGAGCCCGAGTAATTTCAGCCTTGGTATGGCCAACGAAATTCCACCAGATAAGGATCTCTTCGTTTAATGGCGCCCCACCGATTAATAATCCCCGGCTGCCCTTCTGTGCATTTAACTCAATAGAGTTATTCTTCATGCCCAAATAGGCGAACTCATCAGGTGAAAAGGTTTCACCATTAAGTTCAAATGCACCAATAAGGGGCAAAAAGCCGACTTCATCATCATCGCGCAACGGCAATTCGATTCTCGCCGCTTCCTCCCATTCCAGATCAATGGCGATTAATGGCGAAAGAGTAAACACCGGTGAACGGTAAGCGCCAAATTCCCCAACCAACAAACGGTGATTCACGCCGTTATTCTGCCATTGCGGTAAGTCAGGATAATGATCGAAGCGTGGCGCCATATTGGCATGTTCGGCCGGCAGCGCGATCCATAATTGCGCAGCATGCAATCGCCGTTGCTCACCCACCGACTGTTCCGTATGCGCAATGCCGTGCCCTGCGGTCATCAGGTTAACCTGACCCGGGCGAATCACCTGCTCACTGCCGAGGCTGTCTCGGTGCAGCACCTCCCCCTCTATCATCCAGGTGAACGTTTGCAGCCCGATGTGCGGATGCGGCCCCACATCCATGCCGGGCGAGGCGCCGTTGAATACCGTCGGCCCGGCGTGATCGAGAAAACACCAGGCGCCAACGGTGCGCCGCTCCCGAGTTGGCAACGCACGGTTGATCGGAATGCCTCCCACTTCGGCGTTACGCACGGCAATACGTTGTATCTGGCGCACGCCGTCAACGACAGGGCACTCGCGTGAAGGTGAAGAGAGCGTAGGGCGTGACTGACTCATCGCAAAGACCTCCTGAATGGCGCCGATTGGCCAAGGGTAACCGCCCAAGCTTAACACAGGACAGTTCCCCGACAGAGCGGCGACGCTCAGGCGCGTTCGCGCGGATCAGGACGCTTTGATATAGCAGCTCTTGATGTCTATATCGTCGTGCGCGTGCCTGAGATCGGAGAAATAGGTCACGCCAAAGAGAATTGATACCACCAGCAGCACGGACACCAACAGGCCGATGATCGCCAGCAGTTTGGTTTCATCATGGAGATTAGGCTCCATTTTATCTCCCCTAGTTAATCGCGTCAGGTCACCCACAGCGTGACCGCCAGCGTAAAGATAATCAGTGAGCAGGACGCCACCGCCAACACGACGATCGCAAATTGCGCATCACCCAAGGTTTCTCGATAATTTTTATCCGTTGAGGCGTTACGCTGTTGTTTCACTAAATCGGTTTTCACTCGTTCAACTGCTGCATTGCTGTTTGACGGGGCAAAACATCCCCTCAGAATAAGGCGCCAACGTTGCCGCCTGGGTCGTTCCGGCCTCAACCGGGGGATGACGCTATCAATTTTCCCTATCAGGGTCAACACCGCCCCTGCCGGCGAGCGAGCAGGGACACAGGGGAGATGTAACTGGCATAGGGAGCGCAGGGAAATAAGAGACGCCTATTACAGAGGACAAAAAAAAAGCCCGGTACGTAACCGGGCTATGGCAGGCCAACGCGTTATTGCGGGATACGCAACACCTGCCCCGGATAAATCTTGTCCGGGCTCGACAGCATCGGCTTGTTGGCTTCGAAAATCTTGTTGTACAGATTGGCGTTGCCGTACATCTCTTTAGAGATCGCGCTCAGCGTATCGCCCTTCTTCACGGTATAGAAGCGGCTCTCGGCATCGGATTGCGCCACCGCCACCTTGTCTTCCACGCCGCTGATACCCGCCACGTTGCCAATCGCCACCAGAATCTTCTCTTTTAACTCCTGGCTGACGGCGTCGCCGGTCACTACGGCTTTACCATCGATCACCTGCACCTCGACTTTGTCGGTGCCCGGCAAGCCGCTCTTATCGAGATGCTCCTTGAGTTTGGCGCCTTGATCTTCGGCGGAGGCATTGCCGGTGACTGTGTCCCACAGTTTTTCTCCCGCTTCTTTGACGAAGTTAAACAAGCCCATATTCACTCCTTTTGATGGTTGCACTAATGCGTTTAAGTAAGGCTTGTTAAGCTTAGCATCGACAAAAGGATATGCCATCCGCTCACGGCGTCAGAAACGGTTAGAGTATTCCGAAAGTGTCGTCCGCGGCGTTTCAACGGTGATTAATCGTGCAATGATGCTGAAAAATCGCGCTTTTTTACCTACACTGTTGCAGACAAGGCAACTCGACGAAGGAGGCGTGCAACGATGTACGCATTGGTGATGTTTGTCTGTTATCTGGATGGTGGCTGCAGTGAAATGGTGGTCGACATATTGCGTGACGAGCCGCAATGCCTGGTCGCGATGAAGGAACAGAACTTGCGACACGCCGGCTGTTATCCCATGGAAGAGTTTATCGACGGTTTCTGGTTGCCAGCCAGCGAATATTCGGATTTTTAATTCCCTCCCCGCGCGATGCTGAGGAATTTCTGATTTCCTCGGAAACTTCGTCTTCCTCCGAGGCATAAGGCCGCTGTTTTGCTAAATTGCGTCTCCCGAAGAAGAGAGAGGCAGAGAAAGGTCATGCCAGCATCGGCTCATTCCAACGAGCAATATGAAACTCTGCTGCGCGACGTCAGCCTGGCGTTAGGCGACGCAGTGTTGCAGTTAATCCAAAACCATAAAAAAGTATCCGGTGGCAATATTCTTTCACAGCTGGTGAACGAAATAGAGCGTGAGCAGGATCAGCAACGTTTCGCCGCGCTGCGTTCCGCCATTGAGCTGGTCGGGTTGGCGCCCAAAAGCTGAGATCCCGATAAAACAAAGGCGGGACCTGCGTCCTGCCTGAGGTTAATGACAAACCTGATGGCATTGCCAGGTTTAGCGAAGAGAACATTTAAAAAAGAAAAATCAATTCATTGATTTTCGGCGGCTCACCACAAAGAAGGAAAAAACACGCTTTCCCTCCTTTGTCAGCAAGCTAAGGCAGGGCTTACGCCCTGCCTGATTACCAATCCCGACACAGGATGAAGGTAATGAAATTGCCGCTTAGAAGCGATACGTCAAGCTGACGGCAACGATATCATCGTTGGCCAGTTTCAGTTTGTTATCGTCGCTCAGCTGGTTGATTTGATAATCGACGTAGGTGTACATATTTTTGTTGAAGTAGTAAGTCGCCCCCACTTCCACGTATTTCACCAGGTCGGCATCACCGATCCCTTCGATATCCTTGCCTTTGGACTGCACGTAGGCCACGGAAGGACGCAGGCCGTTCTCGAATTGATACTGGGCCACAACTTCGAAGTTTTGCGTTTTATTGGCGAAGCCGGAAGTGCCATTGACGCTGATCGGCGTCATGTTACGGGTTTCGGCATACATCGCAGCCAGGTAAACCTGGTTGGCGTCGTATTTCACCGCGGTGGTCCAGGCAGTGGCGCTGTCGCCCTTACCATACTGCAGCTCTTTCTGCTTGCTGGTGCGGTTGGAGTCAGAGAACGCCGCCGCTACGCCGATGCCGGAACCGCCGATGTCCTGGTAGTCCAGAGACAGGCCGTAACCGTCGCCGTTTTGCTTGGTCACGCTGCGGCCGTCGCCGTCGTTTTTACCCTGGTACTGCACCGCCAGGTTCAGGCCTTCCACCAAGCCGAAGAAATCACGGTTACGGTAGGTGGCCAAACCGTTGGAACGGGCGGTCATAAAGTTATCGGTATAGCTGTAGGAGTCGCCGCCGAACTCCGGCAGCATGTCGGTGTAAGCCTCGGCATCATAGACCACACCGTAGTTACGGCCGTAGTCGAAAGAACCGTAGTTGCCGAACTTCAGCCCCGCGAAGCCCAGACGCGTTTTGGTGCCGGCGGTGCCCTGCGCTTCGTCGTGATTGGCCTGGACGTTATATTCCCACTGGCCGTAACCGGTCAACTGGTCATTGATTTGCGTTTCGCCTTTGAAGCCCAGACGAACATAGGTCATATCGCCGTCGTTGGATTTACTGTCGCTGAAATAATGCTTGGCGTTAACACGGCCGTACAGGTCGAGTTTATTGCCATCCTTATTGTAGATTTCAGCCGCGTTGGCGAAGGAGGTGATCGCCCCGAGGGCGACAGCTAAGGCTAATACACTGCGTTTCATCATTTATTTTCCTAGATATTATAATTAGAACCCTGCCCGTCACGCCCAATTTATAATTTGGGCTGTGATTTTATCTTTTGGTATTTTATGAGCTCCCCTAATGCGGGGGTGATGTGACATTAGCATCATGAATCAAAACTTAAAATCAAAAAGTTCATGAAACAACGAGGAGAAAGCATGTTTATTTGTAACCAAATATTACAAAAAAGAAATCACCCAACCCATTGAATATAAGAATATTTTATCACATAAGTTATAACCAAAATGGTGCATCGCACCAAAATAGTGCATTTGGGTTTCGTTTTGCGTGCTTTCTGCGCGATTCAAAAGTAACAACAAAATTAGCATGGTTATTAAAAACGTTACTTATTTCACATTTTTATCTTAACAAACTCACCAGGCAATTAAGGCCTTCAGCTAATCATCTGACGCTGCCTTTTATTCATTCGCATAAATGAATATCTTCGGAACGAATAAAATTCGCCTTACTGCAATTAAAATAGCGGGAAATAGCAGAGTAAAATAATGAAGGGAATAACGGCGGCGCGCTGACGGCGCCGCCGTGGATAAATCAATACAGCGTAGAGCGGGAAACCTCGTTCAACAACATACCGGCGCGCAGGCCCAGCGCCACATTGGGGTTAGGGAACAGTATCCACGCCCCCTCTGGGCCAACGCGATAGTCCTCCTGAGGCTGCTCGCACAGCAACATGCCCGGCTTCAGTTCGGTAAAATTGGCCGTGTCATCATCCAGGTACAGCTTGAAATCTTCGCTGTGCTTGATCAACGAGTGCATCACGCGGAAAACTCGAATCTCGTCGCCCGCACGCGCCGGCAATGCCCCCTCGCTGACCGCCGCCCGCAGAGCGCGATCGATGGCGGCGAACTGCTGCAGATCGTTGCTGCCGAACGGCCGCGCTTTGCCCAGCTCGAGCGTACAGCTCGCCGCATTGAGATGTTCACTGGAGTAATGGCTAAAAGTCCCGCCCGGTGCGCTGTGCACCACCAGCGCATCCAAATCGGCGGCATCCAACAGCTTTAACATCGGCTCACTGTACGGGCGTTTCTGGAAGGGCAAAATGCCGAAGCGTGGCAACCGCGATTCACGGATGGCGGTGTGCAAATCGTAATGGAAGCGCGCCGCCTGTTCCCCATCGAAAAAGGCGGCAAGCGCACGCTCCAGCTGCTGCGCGCGCACGGTTTCGCCGCTGGCGGCGAAGTTGCGGTAGCGGCCGCCGAACATGCGGTTCATATCGCTGTGCAGATAACGCTTGCCGGCCCGCATCGCCGCCGGGTTGCCCAGCACCACCAACAGCCGCACCCTCAGCGGCAACCGGCCGGCCAGCAGATCACCGACCAACTGATTGAGCAGTTCGATCGGCGCGGTTTCGTTGCCGTGCACGCCCGCCGACATCACCATCGCCTGGCGGTAAGGCTGCCGCGGCGTGAGCTCCAGCACCCCTTCCCCCTGCCAGCGCCAGCGCAGCAATGGCGTTTCACCCTGCCATTCGACAGGTTCGTTCCCTTCCAGCGTCAGGGGCAGTAGATCGATCATGCCGCCTCCCTTAGCGTTGGAATGGATAGATGGAACCAAGTCCGAGGATCGACGTCAGCGAATCCAGCGCCTCGCGCCCTTCGCGCAGCAGCAGCGGATCGGCCAGGTCATCCTGCGTCAGGCGATCGCGGTAATGGCGATCGACCCACTCGTTCAACGTTGTGAACAGCCGATCGTTCATCATCACGCGCGGATTCACCGCCCGCAGCTCCTGCTCGTTAAGCGCCACCCGCAGCCGCAGGCAGGCCGGGCCGCCGCCGTTGCGCATGCTTTCGCGCAGGTCAAACACGCGGATTTCATCGATCGGGCCACCGCTGCCGACCATGTCGTTCAGATAACGCCACACGCCGGCGTGCTGGCGCGACTCTTCCGGCACCACGATCATCATCTTGCCGTTCGGCTTGGTAAGAATTTGGCTGTTGAACAGGTAGGTCGCCACCGCGTCCGCCACCGAGACGCGCTCCGTCGGCACTTCTATCGCCACCAGCTCGCTGTCCAGCGTCGCCATCTTGCGGCGCACTTCATCCAGCGCCTGTTGCTGGCGGTAAAACGCCTGCTGATGGTGGAACAGCACGTTCTGGTTGCTGACCGCAATCACGTCGTTATGGAACACGCCCTGATCGATCACCGCCGGGTTTTGCTGCACAAAGACCGTATGCTGCTCGTCCAACTGGTGCAGGCGAGCGATCGCCTCGCCGGCTTCGCGCGTCTGGCGCGCCGGATAACGCGCCGGTGCCGTTTCGCCGCCGAACTCCTGCCGACCGTAGACAAACACCTGCACGCTGCGCCTGGCGTAGTCGCCGCCCAAACGGTTGTGGTTGGCCGCCCCTTCGTCACCGAACAACGCCACCTGCGGCAGCGCCTCGTGGTGGGCGAAATGCCGATCGTCGCTGAACATCGCCCGCAATACGGCGGTGGTGGTTTCCGCTTCAATGGCGCGGTGGAATTTGTTATTCAGGTTGGCGGCGGTGAAATGCACCTTGCCGTCGGCGCTGTCCGCCGAGGGCGACACGGTGGCCGCATTGGCGGTCCACATGCACGACGCCGAGCTGAGCGCCGACAGCAGGCGCGGCGACTGACGCATCGCCTGTGCCAGCACCGCCTCATCGCTGCCGCTGAAGCCCAGGCGACGCAGCATCGGCAAATGCGGCCGTTCCTGCGGCGGCAATACCCCTTGCTGGAAACCGAGATCGGCCAGCGCCTTCATTTTCAGCAAGCCTTGTTTCGCCGCCAGCTTCGGGTTCGATACGCTGTTTTGATGCTGCGTCGACGCCTCGTTGCCGAACGACAGCCCGGCATAGTGGTGCGTCAGCCCCACCAAACCGTCGAAATTGACTTCATATCCTGACATGTTCATCCCCTGGGGATAGCGTGCGGCGGCGCCATCGCGCCGCCGCAGACGATTAACGGAACGACAAGCCCGGCGAGAGCGTCGCCGGCAGCGACAGGCTTTCGCTTTCCAGCGACGCCATCGGCCAGGCGCAATAGTCCGCCGCATAGAAGGCGCTTGGGCGATGGTTGCCGGAGGCGCCCACGCCACCAAACGGCGCCGCGCTGGACGCCCCGGTCAGCGGCTTATTCCAGTTGACGATGCCGGCGCGCGCTTCCAGCAGCAGTCGCTCGAACAGCTCGCGCTGCGGCGATACCAGCCCCACCGACAGGCCGTAGCGCGTCCGGTTGGCCAGCTGCAGCGCCTCGTCGAAATCGCGGTAACGCACGATGGTGGTCAACGGCCCGAAGTACTCTTCGTCCGGTACGCCGGCCACGCCGGTCAGATCGACGATGCCCGGGCTGAGCAGCGAGCTGCCCGGCTCCAGCAGGCGCAGGGTCAGCAGTGACTTGCCGCCCAGCGCCAGCAAGTGCTGCTGCGCTTTCAGCATGTTTTCCGCCGCGGCTGCCGACACCACCCCGCCCATGAACGGCTGCGGTTCGGCATCCCAGCGGCCGACCCGCAGTTCACCCGCCACCTGGACCAGACGCGCGATAAAGGCATCGCCTTCCGCCCCCTGCTTCACCAGAATGCGACGCGAACAGGTGCAGCGTTGGCCAGCGGAGATAAACGCCGATTGGATAGCCAGGTTGACCGCCGCATCGCGATCGTCGAAACCGTCGACGATCAGCGCATTGTTGCCGCCCATCTCCAGCGCCAGGATCTTTTCCGGCTGCCCGGCCAATTGGCGATGCAGGTGATAGCCGGTGCCGGCGCTGCCGGTGAACAGCAGGCCATCGATATCCGCACTGGCCGCCAGCGCTTCGCCGGTTTCGCGGCCGCCTTGCACCAGATTGATCACCCCGTCCGGCAGGCCGGCCTGCAGCCACAGCTTCAGGGTCTCCTCGGCGGTCAGCGGCGTCAGCTCGCTCGGTTTGAATACCACGCAGTTACCGGCCAACAGCGCCGGCACGATATGGCCGTTCGGCAGGTGGCCAGGGAAGTTGTAAGGCCCGAACACCGCCAGCACGCCGTGCGGGCGATGGCGCAGCACCGAAGCGCCGTCGGCCATCGCCGTCTGGCTAAAGCCGGTACGCGTCTGATAGGCCTGCAGCGAAATACCCACCTTGCCGATCATCGCCTGAATTTCGGTCAGCGTTTCCCAGCGCGGTTTGCCGGTTTCGCGGCTGATGTTTTCCGCCAGCGACTGCTTGTGTTCTTCCAGCAAAGCGGCGAAGCGTTTTACCAGCTGTTCGCGCTGCTCGAACGGCGTACGTGCCCAGGCCGGGAACGCGGCGCGTGCGGCCTCGCAGGCGGCGGCGACGTCGTCGGTATCGGCGGCGTTAGCGCGCCACAGCGGCTGGTTACCAACCGGATCGGCCTTGCCGAACTCGGCGCCGCGGCCTTGCCGCCAGACGCCGTTAATCAACAGTGCAGGATGGGACATCATGCTTTCTCCTGTGCAATAAGGGGGAGCACCCGCACCGGGCTGCCCTGCTCGACGCCCAGCGCCGCAGCGGTGGCGGCATTGAGATGCAGGCGGTCATCATACAGTTCGGCATTGACCAACAGTGCGCGGTAGTGCTGATAGTTGTCGTTGGCCACCAGATGCACCGGCGCATCGGCGCACATCGGCGTGTCATCCAGTACCACTTTCACCAGGCGGCTCTGCTTCACCGCGCGGATGTGGTCGATCTCGGCTTCCAGCGTCGGGCCGCCGTCGAAAATATCGACGTAGCCCTGATAGCTCAGGCCTTCCGCCTCAAGCAACCGGCGCGCCGGCAGGGTTTGCGGATGCACCTCGCCGATCACTTTCTGCGCGTCTTCGGCCAGGAAATCGACATATAGCGGGTGTTTCGGCATCAGCTCGGCGATAAACGCCTTTTGCCCGGTGCCGCTCAGGTAGTCCGCCTTGGCGAACTCGATGGAGAAGAAATGACGCCCGACGCTCTCCCAGAACGGCGATCGGCCGTTTTCATCGGAGAAACCGCGCATCTCGGCGATCAGGCGCCGGGAGAAACGCTCACGGAACGCGGCAATAAACAGGAAACGCACTTTCGACAGCAGCTTGCCGTTCTCGCCGTGACGATAATCCGGATCGAGGAACAGCGTGCACAGCTCCGAATGGCCGGTGTGGTCGTTGCTGAGGAACAGCGTCGGCACCGATTTATAGACGTTCAGCTGTTTGGAAGCGTGCACCTGCGTGCCGACGCGGAAACTGTACCAGGGTTCCGCCAGGCCGACGGCCACTTCGATCGCGCAGACCCCGACCACCTGACGGCGCTCGCTGTCTTCCAACACGAACAAATAACACTGGTCACTTTGCGGAAGTTCGCCTTGCCAGGTTTTTAACGCCCGCTCAATGCGTGCCGACAGGGTATCTTCATTTTGCGGCAGTGAAGTGAGACCGATGCCGGATTTACCGGCCAGCGTCAATAAATCCGCCAGATCGCGACGCTCTATAGGGCGAATAATCATCATAATGCGAACCTCTTCTGAATCAGGCTGCGCCGGTGAAGGCGCAGCCCGCTGATTAGCTGCAAATGCGCGCCACGGCGCGCGCGAATCGCGCCAGCCCCTCTTTCACATCCTGCTCAGGGATGATCAGCGACGGCGTGAAACGCACCACGTCCGGACCGGCGATCAGCGCGATAACGCCTTCTTCGTTCGCCAGTTGGGTGATCTGCTTCGCTTTGCCGGCATAGTCTTTCGTCAATTGGCAGCCGATCAGCAAACCGCCGCCGCGGATCTCGGCGAAGATCGGGTACTGGCGGTTGATGTCGTTCAATCCGTCGATAAACCACTGGTGACGCTGTTTGACGCCTTCCAGCACTTCCGGGGTGTTGATGATGGAGAACACTTCCCCCGCCACCGCCGTCGCCAGTGGGTTGCCGCCGTAGGTAGTGCCATGGGTGCCGACGCCCAGCGTTTTCGCCAGCGCATCGGTGGTCAGCATGGCACCGATAGGGAAGCCGCCGCCCAGCGCTTTGGCGGTGGTCAGCACGTCCGGCACCACGCCGTACTGCATGTAGGCATACAGATGGCCGGTGCGGCCGACGCCGGTTTGCACTTCATCGAAGATCAGCAGCGCATTATGACGATCGCACAGCTCACGCAGCCCCTGCAGGAAACTGGCTTCCGCCGGCAGCACGCCGCCTTCGCCCTGGATCGGCTCGACGATCACCGCACAGGTGCGATCGTTGATAAGCTCGGCCGCCGCGGCCAGATCGTTATACGGCGTATGGGTGATCCCGCCCGGCAGCGGCGCAAAATCCTGCGAATATTTTGGCTGGCCGCCGGCGGACACGGTAAACAGCGTGCGGCCGTGGAACGCGTTGTTGAACGCCACAATCTGATCTTTACCGGCGCCGTGCTGGTCGTGCGCATGTTTGCGCGCCAGTTTCAGCGCCGCTTCGTTGGCTTCAGCGCCCGAGTTACAGAAGAACACCTTGTCGGCGAAGGTGGCGTCGATCAGCTTTTTAGCCAGGCGCAGCACCGGTTCGTTGGTATAGCCATTGCCCAGATGCCACAGTTTGCCCGCCTGCTCCACCAGCGCCGCCTTGACCGCCGGGTGCGCATGCCCCAACGCGTTAACCGCGATGCCGCCGGCGAAATCGATGTAAGACTTACCCTGCTGATCCCACACCTGCGAGCCTTCTCCCCGCACCAGAATAAAATCGGCAGGGGCATAAACCGGGACCATCCAGTCATCGAAAGACTGGCGGGTAACTGCGATTGGCTGTTCCATAGTGACCTCATAATCTCAGCAAAGGCTGAATTTTGACTGTAAGGGCCGTTCAAGCCCGGTTAGGCCGCCACAATGCAAAAAAACCGTTGTTCAAAACCGACTTTTGCGGCGGAGAAAATGCTGTCCCTTACCGCTGATTTAGAAACAAATCTGTTACATAAAATCGGTTTTTCACTATTTATGGCGTATATCCGGTCCCTGAGCGGGAAGTAAATGTTAACGAGCAGTTAAAATACATGTCGTTTGATAAAGAGTGTAGAGCAGCTATCGTGCCAAAACGGGATTTTTGCCGGATTTTGCCATTTTTTTCGTTAAAACAACGGCTTATAATGAATATTTATTCATTTTCTATGCATTGGTAATGCATAAATTAAAAAATAAGGCCTAAAATCATCATTGCGCGCGAAATCCTATTCAATTACGAAAAACTTCAGGATTTCTGATCGGGCTCGCAAAAAAAATTTCACTCCATTTGCTCGCTATCACACTTTTTGCCCCTATCGGGTGCAGCGGTGCGCCAGAAAGGTGCAACGCGGCAGCGACGCAGAGATCTCCCCCGCCATGC is part of the Serratia marcescens genome and encodes:
- a CDS encoding helix-turn-helix domain-containing protein, whose product is MIQEHHLSLVCALSKWVETHLGRVIHLEELAEYSGYSLWHMQKLFKEATGISLGKYIRERRLAGAVYQLRSSEASIFDIALDFGFGSQSHFTYMFRKRFNITPYDFRQDLSVDLHIAPPLHVIHQKSA
- a CDS encoding DUF1304 domain-containing protein, which codes for MFADILLLLIAALHLYILVLEMFLWRTPLGRRAFGTTAEFAAATRVLAANQGLYNGFLALGLVWSYWRGDMALQLFFLGCVLAAGVFGGLTASRKILWVQALPAAIAILAVWGAR
- a CDS encoding pirin family protein, producing the protein MSQSRPTLSSPSRECPVVDGVRQIQRIAVRNAEVGGIPINRALPTRERRTVGAWCFLDHAGPTVFNGASPGMDVGPHPHIGLQTFTWMIEGEVLHRDSLGSEQVIRPGQVNLMTAGHGIAHTEQSVGEQRRLHAAQLWIALPAEHANMAPRFDHYPDLPQWQNNGVNHRLLVGEFGAYRSPVFTLSPLIAIDLEWEEAARIELPLRDDDEVGFLPLIGAFELNGETFSPDEFAYLGMKNNSIELNAQKGSRGLLIGGAPLNEEILIWWNFVGHTKAEITRAQHDWEQGAPRFPAVSGYSGERMTAPRLPWSDV
- the lysM gene encoding peptidoglycan-binding protein LysM; its protein translation is MGLFNFVKEAGEKLWDTVTGNASAEDQGAKLKEHLDKSGLPGTDKVEVQVIDGKAVVTGDAVSQELKEKILVAIGNVAGISGVEDKVAVAQSDAESRFYTVKKGDTLSAISKEMYGNANLYNKIFEANKPMLSSPDKIYPGQVLRIPQ
- a CDS encoding YebW family protein — translated: MYALVMFVCYLDGGCSEMVVDILRDEPQCLVAMKEQNLRHAGCYPMEEFIDGFWLPASEYSDF
- a CDS encoding biofilm development regulator YmgB/AriR family protein, whose protein sequence is MPASAHSNEQYETLLRDVSLALGDAVLQLIQNHKKVSGGNILSQLVNEIEREQDQQRFAALRSAIELVGLAPKS
- the ompC gene encoding porin OmpC — translated: MMKRSVLALAVALGAITSFANAAEIYNKDGNKLDLYGRVNAKHYFSDSKSNDGDMTYVRLGFKGETQINDQLTGYGQWEYNVQANHDEAQGTAGTKTRLGFAGLKFGNYGSFDYGRNYGVVYDAEAYTDMLPEFGGDSYSYTDNFMTARSNGLATYRNRDFFGLVEGLNLAVQYQGKNDGDGRSVTKQNGDGYGLSLDYQDIGGSGIGVAAAFSDSNRTSKQKELQYGKGDSATAWTTAVKYDANQVYLAAMYAETRNMTPISVNGTSGFANKTQNFEVVAQYQFENGLRPSVAYVQSKGKDIEGIGDADLVKYVEVGATYYFNKNMYTYVDYQINQLSDDNKLKLANDDIVAVSLTYRF
- the astE gene encoding succinylglutamate desuccinylase, which codes for MIDLLPLTLEGNEPVEWQGETPLLRWRWQGEGVLELTPRQPYRQAMVMSAGVHGNETAPIELLNQLVGDLLAGRLPLRVRLLVVLGNPAAMRAGKRYLHSDMNRMFGGRYRNFAASGETVRAQQLERALAAFFDGEQAARFHYDLHTAIRESRLPRFGILPFQKRPYSEPMLKLLDAADLDALVVHSAPGGTFSHYSSEHLNAASCTLELGKARPFGSNDLQQFAAIDRALRAAVSEGALPARAGDEIRVFRVMHSLIKHSEDFKLYLDDDTANFTELKPGMLLCEQPQEDYRVGPEGAWILFPNPNVALGLRAGMLLNEVSRSTLY
- the astB gene encoding N-succinylarginine dihydrolase; translation: MSGYEVNFDGLVGLTHHYAGLSFGNEASTQHQNSVSNPKLAAKQGLLKMKALADLGFQQGVLPPQERPHLPMLRRLGFSGSDEAVLAQAMRQSPRLLSALSSASCMWTANAATVSPSADSADGKVHFTAANLNNKFHRAIEAETTTAVLRAMFSDDRHFAHHEALPQVALFGDEGAANHNRLGGDYARRSVQVFVYGRQEFGGETAPARYPARQTREAGEAIARLHQLDEQHTVFVQQNPAVIDQGVFHNDVIAVSNQNVLFHHQQAFYRQQQALDEVRRKMATLDSELVAIEVPTERVSVADAVATYLFNSQILTKPNGKMMIVVPEESRQHAGVWRYLNDMVGSGGPIDEIRVFDLRESMRNGGGPACLRLRVALNEQELRAVNPRVMMNDRLFTTLNEWVDRHYRDRLTQDDLADPLLLREGREALDSLTSILGLGSIYPFQR
- the astD gene encoding succinylglutamate-semialdehyde dehydrogenase yields the protein MSHPALLINGVWRQGRGAEFGKADPVGNQPLWRANAADTDDVAAACEAARAAFPAWARTPFEQREQLVKRFAALLEEHKQSLAENISRETGKPRWETLTEIQAMIGKVGISLQAYQTRTGFSQTAMADGASVLRHRPHGVLAVFGPYNFPGHLPNGHIVPALLAGNCVVFKPSELTPLTAEETLKLWLQAGLPDGVINLVQGGRETGEALAASADIDGLLFTGSAGTGYHLHRQLAGQPEKILALEMGGNNALIVDGFDDRDAAVNLAIQSAFISAGQRCTCSRRILVKQGAEGDAFIARLVQVAGELRVGRWDAEPQPFMGGVVSAAAAENMLKAQQHLLALGGKSLLTLRLLEPGSSLLSPGIVDLTGVAGVPDEEYFGPLTTIVRYRDFDEALQLANRTRYGLSVGLVSPQRELFERLLLEARAGIVNWNKPLTGASSAAPFGGVGASGNHRPSAFYAADYCAWPMASLESESLSLPATLSPGLSFR